One genomic region from Quercus robur chromosome 4, dhQueRobu3.1, whole genome shotgun sequence encodes:
- the LOC126720397 gene encoding uncharacterized protein LOC126720397, with protein MSKYMTLLLSFVLLIMTMSLPFTFGDATSVIPSNVTYSPTFDRGNVFIVDHPFRQQNQQLEHWTGESDFFVLYGNQTLHLFNHWNGDKLAFMKEVEVGEISEFDGKFVANIPIITEAAAEVSTMKNGLKLKWPSSPSSDLCRSCENSGGTCTTDRSNNFACRCHGVLRPHNCHN; from the exons ATGTCGAAGTATATGACTCTCctcctttcttttgttttattaattatgaCTATGAGCCTCCCCTTCACCTTTGGTGATGCCACTTCTGTAATACCAAGCAACGTCACTTATTCTCCTACTTTTGACCGCGGCAACGTTTTCATTGTCGACCACCCATTTAGGCAGCAAAATCAACAGCTTGAGCATTGGACTGGAGAGTCTGACTTTTTTGTCCTGTACGGAAACCAAACCCTCCATCTTTTTAATCACTGG AATGGTGATAAACTCGCATTCATGAAGGAAGTGGAAGTGGGAGAGATCTCAGAGTTTGATGGCAAATTCGTTGCGAACATCCCAATAATTACAGAAGCAGCAGCTGAAGTTTCAACAATGAAAAATGGGTTGAAGTTGAAATGGCCATCTAGCCCATCCAGTGATTTATGTCGATCATGTGAGAACTCTGGGGGAACATGCACAACTGATCGTTCTAATAATTTTGCTTGCCGTTGTCATGGAGTACTGCGTCCACATAATTGTCATAATTAG
- the LOC126721221 gene encoding uncharacterized protein LOC126721221 gives MDQSQSLNAPPYFNGSNYAFWKVRMRAFLCSIIDSVWDVVKIGWTRPEAAKSTWDKGVSLDEFHRISHVTIAKEVWKILETTYEGTKKVNDTKLQMLTTHFKELKMSEDESFDSFYGKLNEVVIEKFNLGEKTEDSKIVRKILRSLLESFRTKVTAIEESKDLDEIKVQELIGSLQTYKLSLSSQRKSKYLALKTINERLEAQDSSDEDEVEKDVAYLPKNFRKFLKFKKDGKSFEKGKFSKFKKDKKDFKKKDSRDFSPSKMVMCFECKGQGHVKKECPTYLKAKGKLFTTTLSDSDGSNSNSEESCDGEGNYSAFMAIAPVDSSEDLNLLVEELGEHTEEKSMGIGEYARMAKAAIRKMKRAKQDYKSILIRYKETKCEVEAMNGELTKAYSKIKFLELEVIQANAKVE, from the exons atggatcaaTCTCAATCGCTCAATGCTCCTCCATACTTTAATGGAAGCAATTACGCTTTTTGGAAAGTCCGTATGAGGGCATTTCTATGTTCTATTATTGATAGTGTTTGGGACGTTGTCAAGATAGGATGGACTAGGCCAGAGGccgccaaatccacatgggataag GGTGTTTCCCTTGACGAATTTCATAGGATCTCTCATGTTACAATTGCTAAGGAGGTGTGGAAAATCTTggagacaacctatgaaggcacCAAGAAGGTGAacgacaccaagttgcaaatgcttaCCACACATTTCAAAGAGCTGAAGATGAGTGAAGATGAGTCATTCGACTCATtttatgggaagctaaatgaagtTGTGATTGAGAAATTCAACTTGGGGGAAAAGACGGAGGActccaagattgtgaggaagattCTACGATCACTGCTAGAGAGCTTCCGTACAAAGGTTACTGCCATCGAAGAGAGCAAAGACCTTGATGAGATTAAAGTTCAAGAACTCATCGGTTCTCTTCAAACCTATAAGCTCTCTCTGTCATCTCAAAGGAAGAGCAAATATCTTGCTCTCAAGACAATCAATGAGAGATTGGAAGCTCAAGACTCCTCGGATGAGGATGAGGTTGAAAAGGATGTGGCGTACCTTCCTAAGAACTTTCGCAAGTTCTTAAAGTTCAAGAAAGATGGAAAGTCTTTTGAGAAAGGCAAATTCTCAAAGTTCAAGAAGGACAAGAAAGACTTCAAGAAGAAGGATTCAAGAGATTTCTCACCGTCTAAAATGGTCATGTGTTTTGAGTGCAAAGGACAAGGGCATGTGAAGAAAGAATGCCCCACGTATTTGAAAGCAAAGGGTAAACTATTTACAACTACCCTTAGTGACTCAGATGGTTCAAATTCTAACTcggaagaaagctgtgatggagaaggaaaTTACTCCGCATTTATGGCCATTGCACCCGTGGACTCATCGGAAGATTTGAACCTTCTAGTGGAAGAACTTGGTGAGCACACCGAAGAAAAGTCTATGGGAATTGG AGAGTATGCTAGAATGGCTAAAGCAGCCATCAGGAAAATGAAGAGAGCTAAGCAAGACTACAAGAGCATACTCATAAGGTACAAAGAAACGAAGTGTGAAGTTGAGGCGATGAATGGAGAACTAACCAAAGCTTACTCTAAGATCAAGTTTCTGGAGCTTGAAGTGATTCAAGCTAATGCAAAAGTGGAGTGA